The Phycisphaeraceae bacterium genome segment GTCGAAGTCGCGCCGACCGGAGCGGAGCATCGAGGATCTGCTGCCGCGCTTCGACGGCGAGGGTCATCGCCACGACCTGGCGCCGGTGTGGAACCTCTCGCCCTCCGAGGCGTCGGACCGGGCGGAGACGCGGGCGCTGATTCAGCAGGCCATCGGCGAGCTGCCGGAGGATTACCGTACCGTGCTGCTGCTGCGCGACATCGAAGGATTGAACACCCAGGCGGCGGCGGAAGTGTTGAACATCACTCCCGGCGCGGTGAAGATCCGCCTGCACAGGGCACGACTGGCGTTGCGTGAGCTCCTTGACGCGCACTTTCGCGGAGAAGCGGCATGAACTGCCGTGAGATGATCGACTTCCTGACGGCCTACGTCGAGGGCGACCTGCCCGAGGTCGAACGCGCCACCTTCGAGCGGCACATCGGTCAGTGCGCGCCGTGCAAGACGTACCTCGACTCATACCGCAAGGCGATCGAACTGGGCAAGGCGGCCTGCTGCTGCGGCAACCTGCCCACCTGCGATGACGTGCCGGAGTCGCTCATTCAGGCGATCCTGGCGGCCAGGCGGGCCGGCGCGTAAACGCATCCGCGGCGCATACCATCCGGTCGGCTTGCGGGGCGTCGGCGCCGTCGCGCCGGTTCTCAAGGACTGGTCGGCCCGCGGGTCGGCCGGGGGATCACGCATGAACGTCGGCGACGTCGTCCAGATGCTCGAAACCATCGCCCCGCCGCGCTTCGCCGAGCCGTGGGACAACGTGGGCCTGCTGGTGGGCGGGCGCGACTGGCGGGTCGAGCACGTCATGCTCACCATCGACCTGACCAGCGCGGTGCTGGATGAGGCGGTGAAGGACGGCGCGACGATGATCGTGGCCTATCACCCCCCGATCTTCGAGCCGCTCAAGTCAATCTCGGACCGTTCGCCGCGCGAACGCCTGGTGCTGGAGGCGGCCAGGCGCGGAATCGCCGTCTACAGCCCGCACACCGCGCTGGACGCCGCGCCGGGCGGAGTGAACGACTGGCTGGCGCAGGGGCTGGGCGCCGGGGACGTGCGCTCGCTCACGCCGCACGCTCATGTGCCCGCGTCGGAGGAAATGAAGATCATCACCTTCTGCCCGGCGGAGGCGGCGGATCGGCTGCGCACCGCGCTCTCCACCGTGGGCGCGGGTCGGATCGGTGAGTACGAGATGTGCTCCTTCGAGACGCCCGGCACGGGCACGTTCTTCGGCCGCGAAGCCGCCCGTCCCACCGTGGGCAAGCCGGGACAGCTGGAGCGCGTGAGCGAAGTGAAGCTGGAGATGGTCTGCCCCAGGCGGGCGCTGGCGCTGGCGGTGATGACGATCCGGCGGTTCCATCCTTACGAGGAGCCGCCCATCGAGATTCACGAACTCAAGCCGCGCCCGGACCGCACCACCGGGCAGGGGCGTCGCGTGGTGCTGGATCGTCCGGTGTCGTTGCGCACGCTGGTGGACCGCATCCGCGACACGGTGGGGAGCAAGCGGATTCTCGCGGCGG includes the following:
- a CDS encoding zf-HC2 domain-containing protein codes for the protein MNCREMIDFLTAYVEGDLPEVERATFERHIGQCAPCKTYLDSYRKAIELGKAACCCGNLPTCDDVPESLIQAILAARRAGA
- a CDS encoding Nif3-like dinuclear metal center hexameric protein, with amino-acid sequence MNVGDVVQMLETIAPPRFAEPWDNVGLLVGGRDWRVEHVMLTIDLTSAVLDEAVKDGATMIVAYHPPIFEPLKSISDRSPRERLVLEAARRGIAVYSPHTALDAAPGGVNDWLAQGLGAGDVRSLTPHAHVPASEEMKIITFCPAEAADRLRTALSTVGAGRIGEYEMCSFETPGTGTFFGREAARPTVGKPGQLERVSEVKLEMVCPRRALALAVMTIRRFHPYEEPPIEIHELKPRPDRTTGQGRRVVLDRPVSLRTLVDRIRDTVGSKRILAAVGDGAPRQYDRIGLCAGAGGSLLHLAIDEGCQVFFTGEMRHHDVLAAQARGCTVILAGHTNTERGYLKILRKRMLESLGEAEIVLSKRDADPLTLM